Proteins found in one Limnobaculum xujianqingii genomic segment:
- a CDS encoding trimethylamine-N-oxide reductase 2 — protein MNLTRRGFIKGAGVTAGAMAISSAIPLPAWADAPVGTILTAGRWGAMQVEVKDGKVISSKGALAKTIPNSLQTTAPDQVHTNARVKYPMVRKGFLAAPGKPDGKRGSDEFVKISWDDAMKLIHEQHMRIRKEHGAASVFAGSYGWRSSGVLHKAQTLLQRYMSLAGGYSGHMGDYSTGAAQVIMPHVVGSVEVYEQQTTYPVILEHTQVVVLWGVNPLNTLKIAWSSTDEQGIEFFNQLKSSGKTVIAIDPMRSETIEFFGDKAQWLAPNMGTDVAMMLGIAHTLVTKSMHDKAFLDKYTTGYDRFEEYLLGKNDKTPKTAAWAEEICGIPAKQIELLAEIFSKNRTMLMGGWGIQRQQYGEQKHWMMVTLAAMLGQIGSEGGGFGFSYHYSNGGNPTRSGGVLSAISASVAGTSSAGNDWAASDAVNSFPLARIVEALEKPGSKYQHNGHEMTFPDIKMIWWAGGANFTHHQDTNRLIKAWQKPEMIVISECYWTAAAKHADIVLPITTSFERNDLTMTGDYSNQHLVPMKQVVPPQFESRNDFDVFADMSELLKAGGRKVYTEGKEEMDWLREFYDAAQKGARAQRVAMPQFNQFWQENKLIEMRKNDKNEKFIRFAEFRADPIMNPLGTPSGKIEIFSKTIEGFKYADCPAHPSWLAPVEWKGNAKEGQLQLLTAHPAHRLHSQLNYAKLREQYAVANREPITIHPEDAKARGIANGDLVRAFNDRGQVLVGAVVSDGIKQGIVCIHEGAWPDLDPATGICKNGGANVLTLDIPTSQLANGCSGNTALISIEKYTGPALTLTAFDPPKGESA, from the coding sequence ATGAATCTTACTCGTAGAGGTTTTATTAAAGGTGCAGGTGTTACCGCAGGGGCGATGGCGATCTCCTCTGCAATTCCATTGCCGGCCTGGGCTGATGCTCCTGTTGGTACTATCCTGACGGCTGGCCGTTGGGGTGCGATGCAAGTTGAAGTCAAAGATGGCAAAGTGATTTCATCAAAAGGGGCATTGGCAAAAACCATACCTAATAGCCTGCAAACCACCGCGCCAGATCAGGTACACACCAATGCCAGAGTGAAATACCCGATGGTGCGTAAAGGCTTTTTAGCCGCACCGGGCAAACCTGATGGCAAACGCGGTAGCGATGAGTTTGTAAAAATATCCTGGGATGATGCCATGAAACTGATTCATGAGCAGCATATGCGTATTCGTAAAGAGCACGGTGCAGCATCAGTATTTGCTGGCTCTTACGGCTGGCGCTCCAGTGGAGTATTACACAAAGCTCAGACATTATTGCAACGCTATATGAGTCTTGCCGGTGGCTATTCTGGTCATATGGGCGACTATTCAACCGGCGCAGCTCAGGTGATCATGCCTCATGTGGTAGGTTCCGTTGAGGTTTATGAGCAGCAAACCACTTATCCGGTCATTTTGGAACACACTCAGGTTGTTGTTTTGTGGGGCGTCAACCCACTGAATACCTTGAAAATTGCATGGAGCAGCACTGACGAACAAGGTATCGAGTTCTTTAATCAGCTAAAAAGCTCCGGCAAAACGGTTATCGCCATTGACCCTATGCGTTCAGAAACCATTGAGTTCTTTGGTGACAAAGCTCAGTGGCTGGCACCTAATATGGGTACCGATGTAGCCATGATGTTGGGTATTGCCCATACGCTGGTCACCAAATCCATGCACGATAAAGCATTCCTGGATAAATACACCACCGGCTATGACCGTTTTGAAGAATATCTGTTAGGCAAAAACGATAAAACGCCAAAAACAGCAGCCTGGGCGGAAGAGATTTGTGGTATTCCGGCCAAACAAATTGAGTTACTGGCCGAAATTTTCAGCAAAAACCGCACTATGTTGATGGGTGGTTGGGGTATACAGCGCCAACAGTATGGTGAGCAAAAACACTGGATGATGGTTACTCTGGCAGCCATGCTGGGACAAATTGGTAGTGAAGGTGGAGGTTTTGGTTTCTCTTACCATTACTCTAACGGCGGTAACCCAACTCGTAGCGGTGGTGTCCTTTCTGCTATTTCTGCTTCCGTAGCAGGTACCTCATCTGCCGGTAACGACTGGGCAGCCTCCGACGCGGTAAATAGCTTCCCATTGGCACGAATTGTTGAAGCATTGGAAAAACCCGGTAGCAAATATCAGCACAATGGTCATGAAATGACCTTCCCTGATATTAAAATGATCTGGTGGGCCGGTGGTGCTAACTTTACTCACCATCAGGATACTAACCGTCTAATCAAAGCCTGGCAGAAACCAGAGATGATTGTTATCTCCGAATGTTACTGGACTGCCGCCGCTAAACATGCGGATATCGTTTTACCAATCACCACATCGTTTGAACGTAACGATCTGACCATGACCGGTGACTACAGTAACCAGCATTTGGTGCCAATGAAGCAAGTGGTTCCACCTCAGTTTGAATCACGTAATGACTTCGATGTATTTGCTGACATGTCTGAACTACTGAAAGCCGGAGGCCGTAAGGTCTATACCGAAGGTAAGGAAGAGATGGACTGGCTACGCGAGTTCTATGATGCAGCACAAAAAGGTGCCCGTGCTCAGCGTGTTGCTATGCCGCAGTTCAATCAATTCTGGCAAGAAAATAAACTGATTGAGATGCGCAAAAACGATAAGAATGAGAAATTCATTCGTTTTGCCGAGTTCCGGGCCGATCCAATCATGAATCCTCTGGGAACACCAAGCGGTAAAATTGAGATATTCTCTAAAACTATCGAAGGATTTAAATATGCTGACTGTCCTGCACACCCAAGCTGGCTCGCACCGGTTGAGTGGAAAGGTAACGCTAAAGAAGGTCAGTTGCAGTTATTAACCGCTCACCCTGCTCATCGTCTGCATAGCCAACTTAACTATGCAAAACTGCGCGAGCAGTATGCAGTGGCTAACCGTGAACCAATCACTATTCATCCGGAAGATGCAAAAGCTCGTGGTATTGCTAATGGGGATCTGGTCAGAGCCTTTAATGACCGTGGTCAGGTGCTAGTTGGGGCGGTTGTTTCTGATGGCATTAAGCAAGGTATCGTCTGTATTCACGAAGGCGCATGGCCCGATCTGGATCCGGCTACCGGCATTTGTAAAAACGGTGGTGCTAACGTACTGACGCTTGATATTCCAACGTCTCAGTTAGCTAATGGTTGTTCTGGTAATACTGCGTTAATTTCCATTGAGAAATACACCGGACCGGCTCTGACGTTAACCGCATTTGATCCACCAAAAGGTGAAAGCGCTTAA
- a CDS encoding NapC/NirT family cytochrome c, whose amino-acid sequence MAGRKSKFFLFICSALVLGLFAFSGGSYVLHKTSETSFCLSCHTMQAAYEEYQGSVHFKNQKGIRAECSDCHIPQAPVDFLLAKMKASKDVYHQFVTGKIDTAEKYEEHRLAMAQTVWHQLQQNDSATCRSCHQFDAMDIQAQSADAQKMHNLGIKEKQTCIDCHKGVAHFPPEIKMDEKALDSLLSEAKQTTQDAKLVYPVQPIKLNEFGTAYPATALKVLKSDASGRQIELNGSQMKGAEQVIYLEKGQRLILATLTEQGENALKINADFTKDEYDNEWRPVTLTATITDPVLSDLTPLWSYAENLDNVYCSGCHAKISSKHYTVNAWPAVAKGMGARTDISPQDLDILTKYFQYNAKDINSH is encoded by the coding sequence ATGGCTGGAAGGAAGTCGAAATTTTTTCTATTTATTTGTTCAGCACTTGTGTTGGGGTTATTTGCGTTTAGCGGTGGTAGCTACGTCTTGCACAAAACCTCAGAAACCAGCTTTTGTCTCTCATGCCATACCATGCAGGCAGCTTATGAGGAATATCAGGGGTCAGTTCACTTTAAAAACCAGAAAGGTATTCGGGCTGAATGTTCTGATTGCCACATTCCACAGGCTCCTGTGGATTTCTTACTGGCAAAAATGAAAGCCAGTAAAGATGTCTATCATCAGTTTGTTACAGGAAAAATCGATACCGCTGAAAAATATGAAGAACACCGTTTAGCTATGGCACAGACAGTTTGGCATCAGTTGCAGCAAAATGACTCGGCAACCTGTCGCTCTTGTCACCAGTTTGATGCGATGGATATTCAGGCCCAAAGCGCCGATGCCCAAAAAATGCACAACCTGGGCATAAAAGAAAAGCAAACCTGTATTGATTGTCACAAGGGCGTTGCTCACTTCCCTCCTGAAATCAAAATGGATGAAAAAGCACTGGATTCTTTACTAAGTGAAGCCAAACAAACCACTCAGGATGCAAAGCTGGTCTATCCGGTTCAACCTATCAAATTAAATGAATTTGGTACCGCCTACCCTGCTACTGCATTAAAAGTGCTGAAATCAGACGCTTCTGGCCGACAAATTGAACTGAACGGAAGCCAAATGAAAGGTGCCGAGCAGGTTATCTATCTGGAAAAAGGCCAGCGCCTGATTCTCGCAACGCTGACAGAACAAGGTGAAAACGCGCTAAAAATTAACGCCGACTTCACTAAAGATGAGTACGACAATGAATGGCGTCCGGTAACGTTAACCGCCACCATAACGGACCCAGTCCTGTCCGACCTGACACCATTATGGAGCTACGCCGAAAATCTGGACAACGTTTACTGTTCTGGCTGTCACGCCAAAATCTCCTCCAAACACTATACCGTTAACGCCTGGCCTGCTGTGGCCAAAGGCATGGGAGCCAGAACGGATATCTCTCCACAGGATTTGGATATTTTAACCAAGTATTTCCAATACAACGCCAAAGATATAAACAGTCACTAA
- a CDS encoding glycosyl transferase family 90: MHSEKIPFYTKNIIKDLIPRVLFRRNIHRLLENISESKRDYIDYRVNYYNKLNTPFILDESAVECGKLTVKGHPSTYYYDLMESARYFDPHLRFNYFLGDIKHIPDKPTLLKTRPIAGDNQNSVLLKLNKIRHFRLFNDLIPFEQKLDMAVFRGACYQDARKQLLDNYHNSPLVDVADTGRYGDAKIKNLMCETEQMKYKFIISIEGNDVATNLKWIMHSNSLCFMRKPRIESWFMEGTLVPDFHYVQLNDDFSDLEEKIAYYSHHIDEAKMIIHNANTYVSQFLDNVQERAISLLVMKKYFFLSGQ; encoded by the coding sequence ATGCATAGCGAGAAAATCCCGTTTTATACCAAGAATATTATTAAGGATTTGATTCCACGAGTTTTGTTTCGGAGAAATATTCATCGGTTACTTGAGAATATTAGTGAGTCTAAACGGGACTATATTGATTATCGGGTTAATTACTACAATAAGCTCAATACACCTTTTATTTTGGATGAATCAGCCGTTGAATGCGGTAAATTGACGGTTAAAGGACACCCCAGTACCTATTATTATGATTTAATGGAGTCTGCTCGCTATTTTGATCCTCATCTCCGTTTTAATTATTTTCTCGGTGATATAAAGCACATACCTGATAAGCCAACGTTGCTGAAAACACGACCGATTGCCGGAGATAATCAAAACTCAGTGCTGTTGAAGCTAAATAAAATACGTCATTTTCGTCTGTTTAATGATCTTATCCCCTTTGAACAGAAGCTGGATATGGCGGTGTTTCGGGGAGCCTGCTATCAGGATGCCAGAAAGCAATTACTCGATAACTATCATAACTCTCCGTTGGTAGATGTGGCAGATACCGGGCGATATGGTGATGCAAAAATAAAGAACCTGATGTGTGAAACTGAGCAAATGAAGTATAAGTTTATTATCAGTATCGAAGGAAATGATGTTGCCACCAACCTGAAATGGATAATGCACTCTAACTCGCTTTGTTTTATGCGTAAGCCACGTATTGAGAGTTGGTTTATGGAAGGGACATTGGTTCCTGATTTTCATTATGTGCAATTGAACGATGACTTTTCTGATTTGGAAGAAAAAATAGCCTACTACTCTCATCATATTGATGAGGCAAAAATGATTATCCATAACGCGAATACCTATGTGTCACAGTTTCTGGATAATGTGCAGGAGAGGGCGATTTCTCTGTTGGTGATGAAGAAGTATTTTTTTCTTTCAGGGCAGTAG
- a CDS encoding autotransporter outer membrane beta-barrel domain-containing protein, with the protein MKLNPLVLALPALFSLSATVQAAAFPQDPFEPKQKSPVVADILSNAAYSDDGERISNVWDSVYRAKIDDYKYIYDREIVRTRLDAMGQILTISNNSYSLNTTINSVQFTMESDSIAVGTVVKGTVSDGSKILGGFLQLSSTSKAFDTLVESDGSISVRNGAEAYNTTVMAGGIQVVGDGGYAQANLIDGGTQQLSVMSTAVVEDTLVKNGGEQIIYGGTATNSHIGSGSYQLASGVAIDTKVYDGGFQLVYAGSGDEKISDQDGTIYAGGRQLVQAGISDGAQVYGWQLITAADGKWQNGDWVMDGTSVSRQQKSTNATIYAGGRQQVQTGISDGAKVYGLQVVSGSKGGWVSGQWVDQDEWIGKRPLVQNATIYSGGEQRVDYYGEAKGTLIDGGSQFVDERGHVENTTIQGNGRSTITYGGYSTGIMDVNDGSLTMIGGDSHSWTGNLGKGAYASSVNLNGKNSRLYVQHNDMTSESTATVADLAINSGSVIFGRQDGSDAGKYSRLELETLSGSGTFVMNTNINGGVGDFLNISDSISGAFNVNVRDSGQELRAVAAGVDPHHLIFANGSATDSFTLVNGSVDLGAYKYYLVQGDAGDQDNWYLSPTAVEPEEPGPVDPEEPGPGPGPVDPEIPGGENPGGVSPNPKPELSDSAKSVIALANVTPTIWDGELSTLRARLGDLRDNRGPQNGAWGKYITNRYRVSTDNVSYKQDMNGVMLGGDHGIELDGGRLIIGGLFSYTHSELDSRSGDGKVDSYALGLYTTWLMDNGYYLDGVLKANHFRTENNARFNDGKTKGTDNTNGIGISLEAGKHIKLDSYFIEPYLLGSAFHGGKTSYKLDSDMKVKADSAQSLKVEAGTTFGKSFVLADGTIIKPYGRLAVSHEFKKNNDVIINDTERFTNDMSGTVGKYGVGFTAQFNDQWSTYAEINYANGSHIEMPYSGHLGVRYSF; encoded by the coding sequence ATGAAACTTAACCCGCTTGTACTGGCGCTGCCAGCGCTATTTTCCTTATCGGCTACTGTTCAGGCAGCAGCATTCCCTCAAGATCCGTTTGAGCCTAAACAAAAATCACCTGTTGTAGCGGATATTCTAAGTAACGCTGCTTACTCTGATGATGGAGAGCGTATATCGAATGTGTGGGACTCGGTGTATCGGGCAAAAATTGACGATTATAAATATATCTATGACCGTGAAATTGTCAGAACCCGTCTGGATGCGATGGGGCAGATACTGACCATCTCTAATAATTCATATAGCTTAAATACCACCATTAATTCTGTGCAGTTTACGATGGAGAGCGACAGTATTGCTGTTGGTACGGTAGTAAAAGGCACCGTTAGTGACGGTTCGAAAATACTGGGTGGCTTTTTACAGCTCAGCAGTACCTCAAAAGCTTTTGATACTTTGGTTGAGAGCGATGGAAGCATATCAGTTCGCAACGGAGCCGAAGCTTATAATACGACGGTAATGGCCGGTGGAATACAGGTTGTTGGCGATGGCGGTTATGCTCAGGCTAACCTGATTGATGGCGGTACACAGCAGTTATCCGTAATGAGCACGGCTGTTGTTGAAGATACTCTGGTAAAAAATGGCGGAGAGCAGATCATTTATGGTGGTACCGCTACTAATTCGCACATTGGTAGCGGCAGCTATCAATTAGCCAGTGGCGTAGCGATCGACACTAAAGTCTACGATGGTGGTTTCCAGTTAGTTTATGCCGGTTCTGGTGATGAAAAGATATCCGATCAGGATGGGACAATTTATGCCGGCGGGCGTCAACTGGTTCAGGCCGGTATTTCTGACGGAGCGCAGGTGTATGGCTGGCAGTTAATTACTGCAGCTGATGGAAAATGGCAAAACGGTGACTGGGTTATGGATGGCACTTCGGTGTCGCGTCAGCAAAAGTCGACTAATGCCACCATTTATGCCGGTGGTCGCCAACAGGTACAAACCGGTATTTCTGATGGTGCAAAAGTTTATGGTCTGCAGGTTGTCAGCGGCAGCAAAGGCGGGTGGGTTAGTGGCCAATGGGTTGACCAGGATGAGTGGATAGGTAAACGACCTCTTGTTCAGAATGCCACAATCTATAGCGGTGGTGAGCAGCGTGTTGATTATTATGGTGAGGCCAAAGGTACGTTGATTGATGGCGGTTCACAATTCGTCGATGAACGCGGCCATGTTGAAAACACCACCATTCAGGGAAATGGTCGTTCGACTATCACTTATGGCGGTTATTCTACCGGAATCATGGATGTGAATGACGGCTCTTTAACTATGATTGGCGGTGATAGCCATAGCTGGACCGGGAATTTAGGTAAAGGTGCTTATGCCAGCAGTGTAAATCTGAACGGTAAAAATTCACGTTTGTACGTTCAGCATAATGACATGACCTCTGAATCGACGGCCACGGTAGCCGATTTAGCCATAAACAGTGGTTCGGTTATTTTCGGTCGTCAGGACGGTAGTGATGCTGGCAAATATAGTCGTCTGGAATTAGAAACGCTCTCAGGCAGCGGCACCTTTGTGATGAACACCAATATCAATGGTGGCGTGGGTGATTTCCTGAATATCAGTGATTCTATCAGTGGCGCTTTTAACGTTAATGTCAGAGACTCTGGTCAGGAGTTAAGAGCGGTAGCCGCGGGTGTTGACCCTCATCATTTGATTTTTGCTAATGGAAGTGCAACGGATAGCTTCACGCTGGTCAATGGTAGCGTCGATCTGGGTGCCTATAAGTATTATTTAGTACAAGGGGATGCCGGGGATCAGGACAACTGGTATCTGTCACCAACGGCGGTTGAACCTGAGGAACCAGGTCCTGTCGATCCGGAAGAACCGGGCCCAGGGCCTGGACCTGTTGATCCGGAAATACCAGGAGGTGAAAATCCGGGTGGCGTTTCACCAAATCCAAAACCTGAGCTATCAGATAGTGCAAAATCGGTAATTGCGTTAGCTAACGTGACTCCAACTATTTGGGATGGTGAGCTATCAACATTAAGAGCGCGTTTAGGGGATTTGCGTGATAACCGTGGGCCACAAAACGGTGCCTGGGGTAAATATATTACCAACCGTTATCGTGTCTCTACCGATAATGTCAGCTATAAGCAGGACATGAACGGAGTCATGCTGGGTGGTGACCATGGGATTGAGCTGGATGGTGGTCGACTGATTATTGGCGGGCTGTTCTCTTATACCCATTCTGAACTGGATTCCCGCAGTGGTGACGGTAAGGTGGATAGCTATGCTTTAGGTTTGTATACCACCTGGCTAATGGATAACGGTTATTACCTTGATGGTGTGTTAAAAGCCAACCATTTCAGAACGGAAAATAATGCCCGATTTAATGATGGTAAAACCAAAGGCACTGATAATACCAATGGTATCGGTATCTCTCTGGAAGCCGGTAAGCATATCAAACTGGATAGCTACTTCATTGAGCCTTACCTGTTAGGTTCGGCTTTCCATGGTGGCAAAACCAGTTATAAGCTGGATAGCGACATGAAAGTGAAGGCGGATTCTGCGCAGTCGTTGAAAGTTGAAGCAGGTACCACATTTGGTAAGTCTTTTGTTTTAGCAGACGGCACTATCATCAAGCCTTATGGCCGATTAGCCGTTAGTCATGAGTTTAAGAAAAACAATGATGTTATCATTAATGATACTGAACGTTTCACCAATGATATGTCTGGCACGGTAGGGAAATATGGTGTTGGTTTTACCGCACAGTTTAACGACCAGTGGTCAACCTATGCGGAAATAAACTACGCTAATGGCAGTCATATTGAAATGCCATATAGCGGCCATTTAGGTGTTCGCTATAGTTTCTGA
- a CDS encoding anaerobic C4-dicarboxylate transporter yields MLILEIVILLGAIVLAARLGGIGVGLAGGLGLAIVIFILGLPPGDIPIAVMLIILSVILALSVMQQAGGMGYMVKCAEKLLRKHPRYINILAPATTFVLTTLAGTGYTAMSVLNVIQQVAKENGIRPSQPLSSAVVASQIAITASPISAATAAMYVVVEQMGVSFGSALCVIMPAAIFGSAVAAFVASRQGIELKDDPIYIERVNKGLVNFIPPEIKLVEATKEAKRSVWIFLAGVSFIVLMLLFKPLIGHKLGSQDIIVITMLLTSFIMVLVCKVELTTIKKAPIFQDGAESLIVVLGIVWLSATIIGVHIPEIKVAAGEILQDYPALLAVVFFFTSALLFSQGATSALLIPIAASLHVDAATILASFVAVSALYITNIYPTTAFAIATDDTGSFLSKKWNGCFIINHPFFLPGLLGIVCAIPVGFMLANLVL; encoded by the coding sequence ATGTTAATACTTGAGATAGTCATACTGCTTGGGGCGATAGTTTTAGCCGCTCGCCTGGGGGGCATTGGCGTAGGATTAGCAGGAGGACTCGGATTAGCCATTGTCATTTTTATCCTTGGGCTACCGCCAGGAGATATCCCCATCGCGGTGATGCTAATTATCCTGTCAGTTATTCTGGCACTATCCGTCATGCAACAGGCAGGCGGCATGGGCTATATGGTTAAATGCGCCGAAAAATTATTAAGAAAGCACCCTCGCTATATCAATATTCTGGCACCGGCAACGACCTTTGTGTTAACCACGCTGGCGGGAACGGGTTATACCGCCATGTCGGTACTTAACGTTATCCAACAGGTGGCTAAAGAAAACGGTATTCGCCCAAGTCAGCCGCTAAGCTCTGCGGTGGTCGCCTCGCAAATCGCCATTACCGCCTCACCAATATCAGCAGCTACAGCCGCCATGTATGTGGTAGTTGAACAAATGGGCGTCAGTTTTGGTTCGGCTTTATGCGTTATTATGCCTGCGGCAATATTTGGTTCTGCCGTCGCTGCGTTTGTTGCCAGCCGTCAGGGGATCGAGCTTAAAGACGACCCTATCTATATTGAACGTGTAAATAAGGGATTAGTTAACTTTATACCGCCAGAAATAAAACTGGTTGAAGCCACTAAAGAAGCCAAACGTTCAGTGTGGATCTTTCTGGCAGGAGTTTCATTTATTGTCCTGATGCTACTGTTTAAACCGCTTATCGGTCACAAATTGGGATCTCAGGATATCATTGTCATTACTATGCTCCTGACCTCGTTCATTATGGTATTAGTTTGCAAAGTAGAGCTAACGACCATAAAGAAAGCACCTATTTTTCAGGACGGCGCAGAATCGTTAATTGTGGTACTGGGCATCGTCTGGCTAAGTGCGACCATTATTGGCGTCCATATTCCTGAAATAAAAGTCGCGGCTGGAGAAATACTGCAGGATTATCCTGCGCTGCTGGCGGTGGTGTTTTTCTTTACCAGCGCCCTGCTGTTTAGTCAGGGAGCTACCAGCGCGTTATTAATTCCTATCGCCGCATCGCTACACGTAGATGCCGCAACAATCTTAGCCAGCTTTGTTGCCGTCAGCGCTTTGTATATCACCAATATCTATCCCACAACGGCATTCGCTATTGCAACCGATGACACCGGCTCATTTTTGAGTAAAAAGTGGAATGGTTGCTTTATTATCAACCATCCTTTCTTTCTGCCCGGTCTGTTAGGGATTGTCTGTGCCATTCCGGTAGGGTTTATGCTGGCAAATCTGGTTCTCTGA
- a CDS encoding aspartate ammonia-lyase — translation MRTETDLLGNMMIPDDAYYGIQTERARINFAVSGKTAVDVPNYLWSIAAIKRAAAEANSKIGALDPTIAKAIIQAATEVMEHKFDDQFPIDIFQGGGGTSTNMNMNEVIANRANEILTGSKGYDVVHPNTHVNMCQSTNDVIPAAMKITCCLNLVDLISTVSHLEEILEQKTKQFAHIVKLGRTCLQDAVPMTLGQQFSGYYHQIKRLHQSLTEARKQTFPLPLGATAIGTGLSTQQGYLEHVYPLLQQITGEPFVAEENFFDGLQNGDSYLEVAAQIKKLAVFLSKMSTDFRLQGSGPRAGFNELLIPAVMPGSSIMPGKINPVIPELINQIAYQVIGNDLSITMAVEGGELDLNVWEPVIIKALFESCGLLTNAIPILIDKCLLELQPNIEVCRRYAEQSTALATVISTLFGYKVGSRVAIQAFEQNLSVREVVIAEKILTESQADYLLDPMTMCDPAASAAAIHRYHQENS, via the coding sequence ATGAGAACCGAAACAGACTTATTAGGAAATATGATGATACCGGATGATGCCTATTACGGTATTCAAACGGAGCGGGCCCGGATAAATTTTGCGGTATCCGGTAAAACAGCGGTGGATGTACCTAATTATCTTTGGTCCATTGCGGCAATAAAACGTGCTGCCGCCGAAGCCAACAGCAAAATTGGTGCGTTAGATCCGACCATTGCTAAAGCTATCATTCAGGCTGCAACCGAAGTCATGGAACACAAGTTCGATGACCAGTTTCCTATCGATATTTTTCAGGGCGGTGGCGGCACTTCTACCAACATGAATATGAATGAAGTGATTGCGAACCGGGCCAATGAAATTCTGACCGGTAGCAAAGGTTACGACGTTGTTCACCCTAATACTCACGTCAACATGTGCCAGTCAACCAACGATGTGATCCCTGCGGCAATGAAAATTACCTGCTGCCTGAATCTGGTGGATTTAATCTCTACAGTGAGTCACCTCGAAGAGATACTGGAACAAAAAACTAAGCAGTTCGCTCACATTGTTAAGCTGGGAAGAACCTGCCTGCAAGATGCCGTGCCTATGACACTAGGCCAGCAATTTAGTGGCTATTATCACCAGATTAAGCGCCTGCACCAGTCGCTGACAGAAGCCCGTAAACAAACCTTCCCGTTACCATTAGGTGCCACCGCCATTGGTACCGGTTTATCTACCCAGCAGGGATATCTTGAGCACGTTTATCCTCTGTTACAGCAAATCACCGGAGAACCCTTTGTTGCTGAAGAGAATTTCTTCGATGGCTTACAAAATGGCGATAGTTACCTTGAAGTAGCCGCACAAATTAAGAAGCTGGCGGTATTTCTGTCTAAGATGTCGACGGATTTTCGCCTGCAGGGTTCCGGCCCCAGAGCTGGCTTTAATGAGCTATTAATACCCGCCGTTATGCCAGGTTCCTCCATTATGCCGGGGAAAATTAATCCGGTTATTCCTGAGTTAATTAACCAAATTGCCTATCAGGTGATTGGCAACGATCTCAGCATCACTATGGCGGTTGAAGGTGGTGAACTGGATCTCAACGTATGGGAACCGGTCATTATTAAAGCCCTTTTTGAATCCTGCGGCCTGTTAACCAATGCCATCCCTATTCTTATCGATAAATGTTTGCTGGAGCTGCAACCCAATATTGAGGTGTGCCGCCGTTATGCCGAACAAAGCACCGCGTTAGCCACCGTGATCTCAACCCTGTTTGGATACAAAGTCGGCAGTCGGGTTGCTATTCAGGCTTTTGAGCAGAACCTGAGCGTTCGCGAAGTGGTGATTGCTGAAAAAATCCTGACCGAATCACAAGCTGATTATTTGCTCGACCCAATGACCATGTGCGATCCCGCAGCCAGTGCCGCTGCCATTCATCGTTATCACCAGGAAAATTCATAA